A window of Tripterygium wilfordii isolate XIE 37 chromosome 7, ASM1340144v1, whole genome shotgun sequence contains these coding sequences:
- the LOC120003000 gene encoding pre-mRNA-splicing factor ISY1 homolog, with translation MARNEEKAQSMLNRFITMKEQEKKKPKERRPYLASECRDLAEADKWRQQILREIGRKVAEIQNEGLGEHRLRDLNDEVNKLIREKSHWERRIVELGGPNYTKLSAKMTDLEGNIVDVPNPSGRGPGYRYFGAAKKLPGVRELFEKPPELRKRRTRYDIYKRIDASYYGYRDDEDGVLKKVEKPAEEKMRKEAVEEWRRMEEIRKEARKGVSEVVTVGPAVTELLVEEEEDVVEEERMREREENERRDKEKEFVAHVPLPDEKEIERMVVGKKKMELLSKYASEDLLEEQSEAKAMLNIQR, from the coding sequence ATGGCTCGTAACGAAGAGAAAGCTCAATCGATGCTGAATCGATTCATCACCATGAAAGAGCAGGAGAAGAAGAAACCGAAGGAGCGGCGTCCGTACCTCGCATCCGAGTGCCGAGACTTGGCGGAAGCGGACAAATGGCGCCAGCAGATCCTGCGTGAGATCGGCCGGAAGGTTGCTGAGATCCAGAACGAAGGTCTCGGGGAGCACCGGCTTCGCGACCTCAATGACGAGGTTAATAAGCTCATACGTGAGAAGTCGCACTGGGAGCGTCGCATTGTCGAGCTCGGCGGTCCTAACTACACCAAACTCTCAGCTAAGATGACGGATCTAGAGGGCAACATTGTCGACGTCCCTAACCCCAGTGGTCGTGGTCCCGGTTACCGGTACTTTGGAGCCGCTAAGAAACTCCCTGGTGTAAGAGAATTGTTTGAGAAACCACCGGAGTTGCGTAAAAGAAGGACGAGATACGATATTTATAAGAGGATTGATGCTAGTTATTACGGGTACAGAGACGATGAGGATGGAGTTCTCAAAAAAGTGGAGAAGCCAGCGGAGGAAAAGATGAGGAAGGAAGCTGTGGAGGAGTGGCGGAGGATGGAGGAGATAAGGAAGGAGGCGAGGAAGGGAGTGAGTGAGGTGGTGACTGTGGGGCCTGCAGTGACGGAGCTGTTGgtagaggaggaagaagacgtGGTGGAGGAGGAAAGGATGAGGGAGAGGGAGGAGAATGAGAGAAGAGATAAGGAAAAGGAGTTTGTGGCACACGTGCCACTGCCAGACGAGAAGGAGATTGAAAGAATGGTGgtggggaagaagaagatggaactTCTGAGCAAGTATGCTAGCGAGGATTTGTTGGAGGAGCAGAGCGAGGCCAAGGCAATGCTCAATATTCAGCGCTAA